One genomic window of Candidatus Nitrospira inopinata includes the following:
- a CDS encoding cupin domain-containing protein — protein MKVVNWADYQQFSGEKMKKNNIFETKRLFCDVYCFEPGQEQKGHTHGEQDKIYFVLEGEGTFQVGADKRVLGEGQGTIAPAGEEHGVVNHTGKRLRVLVFVAPNP, from the coding sequence ATGAAGGTGGTGAATTGGGCCGATTATCAACAATTCAGCGGCGAAAAAATGAAAAAGAACAACATCTTTGAAACGAAGCGGTTGTTCTGCGACGTCTATTGCTTTGAGCCGGGGCAGGAACAAAAGGGGCACACGCACGGTGAGCAGGATAAGATTTATTTTGTCTTGGAGGGAGAAGGGACGTTTCAAGTCGGGGCGGACAAGCGAGTGCTCGGCGAAGGGCAAGGAACGATCGCCCCGGCCGGTGAGGAACATGGCGTGGTCAACCACACGGGGAAACGGCTCAGAGTACTGGTGTTCGTTGCGCCGAATCCGTAA
- a CDS encoding PilZ domain-containing protein, translating into MGRKVRRRQPTDRFSRPLMDNRRHPRFPVRFRSSFSSINIVSGNGILQDLSLCGCKISSVTRVRPGTGMELSIESPNDGLPIRINQAVVRWSRDGRFGLEFLDIRETEWTRLQRLVKELEKEPYQRRAEDEQS; encoded by the coding sequence ATGGGCAGGAAGGTCCGGCGGCGTCAACCGACGGATCGATTCTCTCGGCCTCTTATGGACAACCGTCGACATCCGCGGTTTCCCGTTCGCTTTCGCAGCTCATTCAGCTCCATCAACATCGTATCCGGAAACGGGATCCTGCAAGACCTTTCTCTTTGCGGCTGCAAAATATCCAGCGTCACGCGCGTGCGGCCCGGCACCGGAATGGAGTTGTCTATCGAATCGCCGAACGACGGACTTCCCATCCGGATCAACCAGGCCGTGGTGCGTTGGTCCCGCGATGGACGGTTCGGTTTGGAGTTTCTTGATATCCGTGAAACGGAATGGACCAGGCTCCAGCGGCTGGTCAAAGAGCTGGAAAAAGAACCGTATCAGCGTCGGGCCGAGGATGAGCAATCATGA
- a CDS encoding M24 family metallopeptidase codes for MKPLAESHTDSAVLFIAASEYDSNLYYATRFMAPDPFIFLEIKGERLLVMSDLELDRAKSQASVDRVLSYSELERRAKRQGVGNPTAIDIVHVLLKKQKIKTLLVPANFPFAHAARLQELGYRLTAKRDPFYERRAVKTAEEIRHIEETQRATEEAVAEAMAVLRRSSVKRGGLWLDGEYLTSERIKKLINVRLMERDCVAQHTIVAGGEQACDPHHEGSGPLPAGRSIIFDVFPRSAVSRYFADMSRTVVRGRVSEDLKRLYRTVKDAQEEAVSKIKDGADGKKIHQGICERFEKAGYRTGKVNGRMQGYFHGTGHGVGLDIHEAPRISRTGSLLQEGHVVTVEPGLYYPGLGAVRIEDMVVVTRDGCRNLTRFPKAFELDKG; via the coding sequence ATGAAGCCCCTCGCAGAGTCGCACACGGACAGTGCCGTCCTCTTCATCGCCGCCAGCGAATACGATTCCAATTTGTATTATGCGACCCGATTCATGGCGCCGGACCCCTTCATTTTTCTTGAAATCAAAGGCGAGCGCCTGCTCGTCATGAGTGATTTGGAATTGGATCGCGCCAAATCGCAAGCCTCGGTGGATCGGGTTCTTTCCTATTCCGAGTTGGAGCGTCGGGCCAAGAGGCAGGGCGTTGGGAATCCGACGGCGATCGATATCGTCCATGTGCTGTTGAAAAAGCAAAAAATCAAAACGCTTTTGGTTCCGGCGAATTTTCCATTCGCTCATGCCGCCAGATTGCAAGAATTGGGATACCGGCTCACGGCGAAACGCGATCCGTTTTACGAGAGGCGCGCCGTGAAGACGGCCGAGGAAATTCGTCATATTGAAGAAACTCAGCGGGCGACGGAGGAGGCCGTCGCGGAGGCGATGGCGGTGTTGCGTCGGTCCTCCGTCAAGAGGGGCGGACTCTGGCTGGACGGAGAGTATCTGACGTCCGAGCGGATCAAGAAACTGATCAACGTCAGGCTTATGGAACGAGATTGCGTGGCTCAGCATACGATCGTGGCGGGCGGCGAGCAGGCCTGTGATCCCCATCACGAGGGCTCCGGGCCGTTGCCGGCCGGCCGCAGCATCATTTTCGACGTGTTTCCCCGATCCGCCGTCAGTCGATATTTTGCGGACATGTCCCGCACCGTCGTCCGCGGACGGGTGAGCGAGGACCTCAAGCGATTGTATCGGACCGTCAAAGACGCCCAAGAGGAAGCCGTTTCCAAAATCAAGGACGGAGCGGACGGGAAGAAGATCCACCAAGGCATTTGCGAGCGGTTTGAGAAGGCCGGTTACAGGACAGGGAAAGTCAACGGACGAATGCAGGGATATTTTCATGGAACTGGCCACGGCGTCGGGCTCGATATTCACGAGGCTCCCCGCATCAGCAGGACGGGGTCGCTGCTTCAGGAAGGACACGTCGTCACGGTCGAACCGGGTCTCTACTATCCGGGATTGGGGGCCGTCCGCATCGAAGATATGGTGGTGGTGACGAGAGACGGATGCCGGAATCTCACCAGGTTTCCAAAGGCCTTTGAGCTGGACAAGGGATGA
- the sthA gene encoding Si-specific NAD(P)(+) transhydrogenase: protein MSGPLAFDIIVIGAGPAGQKAAIQGAKVGKRVALIERERGIGGSCVYRGTIPSKTLRESALHLDRLQSASKAFDFGLRPDTQISALLSRLEEVVRAHDRFMSLQLRRNGIHLFHGRARFRSAAVVEMETVDGASQLLTAQTIILATGSRPRNPEDIPVDHEHILDSDSLLSMIYLPRSLTIIGGGVIGCEYASIFSLLGTEVTLVDRAPTPLQFMDQELVRQFIVSFESKGGRYLGGQTVRAVRWDGAAHVVTTLGDGLVIKSEKLLVALGRQANLEDLNLNVAGITVTPKGTVPVNEYCQTDVPNIYAVGDMVGPPALASKAMEQGRRAVRHALGLPVGDAASTIPVGIYTIPEMASIGLDERSARERYREPLVGRAKFQEIARAQISGAGHGLLKMVADPLGERLLGVQVVGDSATELVHIGQLALQQGATVESFIDNVFNFPTYAEAYRVAALDILGQASKIKAIPEAA, encoded by the coding sequence ATGAGCGGACCTCTTGCCTTCGACATCATCGTGATCGGGGCCGGACCGGCTGGCCAAAAAGCGGCGATCCAAGGCGCCAAGGTCGGAAAACGCGTGGCGCTCATCGAACGGGAGCGCGGCATCGGCGGCAGTTGCGTGTACCGCGGAACGATTCCCAGCAAAACCTTGAGAGAAAGCGCGCTGCATCTGGACCGGCTCCAATCCGCCAGCAAGGCATTCGATTTTGGCTTGAGGCCGGATACACAAATTTCGGCGTTGCTCAGTCGGCTCGAAGAAGTCGTCCGGGCGCACGACAGGTTCATGAGCCTTCAACTGCGACGAAACGGCATCCATCTGTTCCATGGACGGGCTCGGTTTCGCAGCGCCGCCGTCGTCGAAATGGAAACGGTCGACGGAGCCAGCCAACTCTTGACGGCTCAAACCATCATTCTCGCCACCGGTTCACGGCCTCGAAACCCCGAAGACATCCCCGTCGATCACGAGCACATTCTCGACAGCGACTCGTTGCTTTCGATGATCTATCTGCCGCGATCCTTGACGATCATCGGCGGCGGCGTCATCGGCTGTGAATATGCGTCGATTTTTTCCCTTTTGGGCACGGAGGTCACGCTCGTCGATCGCGCGCCGACACCTCTTCAATTCATGGACCAGGAACTCGTGCGCCAATTCATCGTCAGCTTCGAATCGAAAGGCGGACGCTATCTCGGAGGGCAAACGGTTCGGGCAGTCCGATGGGACGGCGCCGCTCACGTCGTGACGACGTTGGGAGACGGACTCGTCATCAAGAGCGAAAAACTCCTGGTCGCGTTGGGCCGGCAAGCCAATCTGGAGGATCTCAACCTCAACGTAGCGGGCATTACGGTCACCCCGAAAGGAACCGTGCCGGTCAACGAGTATTGCCAAACGGACGTGCCGAACATCTACGCCGTCGGCGACATGGTCGGCCCGCCCGCCCTGGCGTCGAAGGCCATGGAGCAAGGACGCAGGGCCGTTCGACACGCGCTCGGCTTGCCGGTCGGAGACGCCGCCTCGACCATCCCGGTCGGAATCTATACCATCCCCGAAATGGCCAGTATCGGCCTGGACGAACGAAGCGCCCGCGAGCGTTATCGCGAGCCTCTCGTCGGACGAGCTAAATTTCAGGAAATCGCGCGCGCCCAAATTTCCGGCGCCGGTCATGGTCTCCTCAAAATGGTGGCCGATCCATTGGGAGAGCGATTGCTGGGCGTGCAGGTCGTGGGGGACTCGGCGACGGAATTGGTTCACATCGGGCAGTTGGCCCTTCAACAAGGCGCCACCGTCGAATCGTTTATCGACAACGTCTTCAACTTTCCCACGTACGCCGAGGCGTACCGGGTGGCGGCCTTGGACATTCTCGGCCAGGCCTCCAAAATCAAGGCAATTCCTGAAGCAGCCTGA
- a CDS encoding c-type cytochrome, translating to MTRRMVRLSVIVMGGVLLLSGGMASAEDLPPLPPVPPEYADKKMPAGGWTDPKFIEEGRKIYLGEFKTDVNCASCHGKDGKPVKKGARDLRDPKIVCRYSDAYWFWRIAEGIPKTKMKANKGLLTDEQIWQVMAYENQFSHDGKPADRSCYKP from the coding sequence ATGACCCGGAGAATGGTTCGGTTGTCAGTCATAGTCATGGGAGGCGTTCTCCTTCTTTCGGGAGGCATGGCCTCGGCCGAAGATTTGCCTCCCTTGCCACCTGTTCCCCCTGAATATGCGGACAAAAAAATGCCGGCCGGCGGATGGACCGACCCCAAATTTATTGAAGAGGGACGTAAGATCTATTTGGGCGAATTCAAAACCGACGTCAACTGCGCCAGCTGCCATGGAAAGGACGGCAAGCCGGTGAAAAAGGGCGCTCGGGACCTTCGCGATCCCAAGATCGTGTGTCGTTATTCTGACGCCTACTGGTTCTGGCGCATAGCGGAAGGAATTCCCAAGACAAAGATGAAAGCGAACAAGGGCCTGTTGACGGATGAACAGATTTGGCAGGTCATGGCGTACGAAAATCAGTTTTCTCACGATGGAAAGCCAGCCGATCGTTCCTGCTACAAGCCTTGA
- a CDS encoding sll1863 family stress response protein: MMRDRRFAALLLLTGALCLGWTISSPADTGKITKEARETVEAVQEYTIQQKEAFQRAAHEELIAVQKQITVLQGKVRDMSASARVDLQESINELEKKRDKMKEQLKEMQTTTDEKWHAIRSSVETAIEELKDACRKVMSRVP, encoded by the coding sequence ATGATGCGAGATCGTCGTTTTGCCGCTCTATTGCTCCTGACGGGAGCGTTGTGTTTGGGATGGACGATCTCATCGCCGGCTGACACGGGGAAAATCACGAAGGAGGCGAGAGAGACGGTCGAAGCGGTGCAAGAATACACAATTCAGCAGAAAGAGGCGTTTCAGCGGGCGGCCCATGAAGAGTTAATCGCCGTTCAGAAGCAGATCACCGTCTTGCAAGGCAAGGTCCGCGACATGTCTGCCTCCGCAAGGGTGGATCTTCAGGAATCGATCAACGAGCTTGAAAAGAAAAGGGATAAGATGAAAGAGCAATTGAAAGAAATGCAGACCACGACCGATGAGAAGTGGCACGCTATCAGATCAAGCGTGGAGACCGCTATCGAGGAGTTGAAAGACGCTTGCCGAAAAGTGATGTCTCGTGTGCCGTGA
- a CDS encoding HDOD domain-containing protein produces MRRGVVSVSLDSQTTTSPLEKIEQILSHKVESGALELPLLPQVASEVMALTSDPEADAAKLSALIHKDQALAAHVLRIANSPAYMPRSPVVSLQHAVAMLGINLLSEIAFTASLKAGALQVPGHEEHVRALWQHSLASGAFAKEVARTRRVNVESAYLCGLLHEIGKPVVLRAVTTIAQEQNIPLDRPTLDIMIEGHHSRIGGLIGEKWGLPRQVIEAAQYYADYDHAPSFRQECILTCIADRLATHLLCPDDMPEEVLRDHPAFAELNLYTGDVEQLVKGKDKVLAVVQSMNL; encoded by the coding sequence ATGAGAAGGGGAGTCGTCTCCGTGTCTCTTGATTCTCAAACCACGACGTCGCCGCTTGAGAAGATCGAGCAGATCTTGTCTCACAAGGTTGAGAGCGGCGCGCTTGAGCTGCCGTTATTGCCTCAAGTGGCAAGCGAAGTGATGGCTTTGACATCGGATCCGGAGGCCGACGCCGCCAAGTTATCGGCGTTGATCCATAAAGATCAGGCGCTTGCTGCCCACGTGCTGCGCATCGCCAATTCTCCGGCCTATATGCCCAGAAGCCCCGTCGTTTCCCTTCAGCATGCGGTCGCCATGTTGGGTATCAATCTGTTGTCGGAAATCGCCTTTACCGCCTCATTGAAGGCCGGAGCGCTTCAAGTTCCGGGCCATGAAGAGCATGTCAGGGCGCTCTGGCAACATTCCCTGGCCAGCGGCGCGTTCGCAAAAGAGGTCGCTCGAACGCGACGGGTCAACGTCGAAAGCGCCTATCTCTGCGGACTTCTGCACGAAATCGGGAAACCGGTCGTGCTGCGAGCCGTCACAACGATCGCGCAGGAGCAAAACATTCCGCTCGACCGACCGACGTTGGACATCATGATCGAAGGCCACCATTCGAGAATCGGGGGCCTCATCGGAGAAAAATGGGGTCTTCCTCGACAAGTCATCGAGGCCGCGCAATACTATGCCGACTATGATCATGCTCCTTCCTTCCGCCAGGAATGCATCCTCACGTGCATTGCCGATCGGTTGGCCACGCATCTGCTTTGCCCCGATGACATGCCCGAAGAAGTCCTTCGAGACCACCCGGCCTTCGCGGAACTGAATCTCTATACCGGCGACGTCGAACAATTGGTGAAGGGCAAAGACAAGGTGCTTGCCGTCGTGCAATCGATGAACTTATGA